The Geomonas agri genome contains the following window.
CGTCTCACCCTTATCACCCGCTTCGGCGCCGACAAGGTGGCCAACTACCTCCCCAAGCTGCTGCGCGAGATAAGCCACGAGGGGTACCGGGTGGTCTGGAGCTGCGACCCCATGCACGGCAACACCTACCAGAACGAGTTCGGGCAGAAGTCCAGGAAGTTCGAGGACATCCTGCGCGAGATCAAGACCTTCTGGGAGATCCACAAGGCCGAGGGGACCGTGGCGGGCGGAGTGCACCTGGAGTTGACCGGCGACCACGTCACCGAATGCACCGGTGGCAGCCGGCAGCTCCTCGACAAGCACCTGCACCAGAACTACCAGACCAACTGCGATCCGCGCCTCAATGCCGAGCAAAGTGTCGAACTCGCTTTCGAGCTGGCCGAGATGCTGCACCCGTGCAAGTAACGGAACCTTAGGAGGTATGCATGAACATCGAAATTAGCTCAGTCCACCCGCTGCGGCACGCCACCTCCGCCCTGGTCCTCGGTTGTTTCGAGGACGATAAGGACCAGATGTACCACGACTGCGACGCCGCTCTGGACGGACTGCTCGGGCGCCTGGCGCATAGCCGTGAGTTCACCGGCAAGAACGGCTCCGCCCGGGTGCTGCACACGCTGGGGAAGCTCACCGCCGAGCGCCTGGTGCTGGTAGGACTGGGAAAGAAAAAGGACATGAGCCCTGAGCGTCTGCGCCAGGGTGCCGGCAATGCGGTATCCGCGCTACGCGGCGCGCGAGTTGCCTCCTTCACGAGCGCGCTGCACATGGCCAGTGCCGCCCCCGACGCGGTCGAGAATGCAGCCCTCGGAATGCTGCTCGGCAGCTACAGCTTTGAACAGTACAAGACCAAGGAAAAGGAAGAGCGTTTCGGGTTCGACACCATGACCGTGCTGCTCCCCCCAGACCAGGAGCAGGCCGGGCATGAAGCGCTGCAGCAGGCGCAAATCGTCTGCGACGGCGTCTCGCTGGCGCGGGACCTCGTTTCCCATCCCGGCAACGTGGTGACGCCGGCCTACCTCGCCGAAGCCGCCCTGGAGCTCGCGCAGCGCAATGGGCTGGAGTGCCGGGTCTACGAACTCGCTGAGTTGGAGCAGATGGGAATGAATGCTCTGATCGGCGTCGGCAAGGGGGCGGCCGTCACGCCACGCCTGATCGTACTGCAGTACCGCGGCGGCAAGGGGCGTCCGGTAGCGCTGGTCGGCAAGGGGATCACCTTCGATTCCGGCGGCATTTCCATCAAGCCCGGCGCCGGCATGGAGGCGATGAAAACCGACATGGCCGGCAGCGCCGCGGTACTCGGAACTCTAGAAGCGGCGGCACGGCTCAAGCTCCCGGTGAACCTGGTAGGCGTCATCCCCACCGCAGAGAACATGCCCGACGGCAATGCTTTCAAGCCGGGCGACATCCTCACCTCCCTGTCCGGGACCACCATCGAGATCACCAACACCGACGCCGAAGGACGCTTGATCCTGTGCGACGCGCTCCACTTCGCCCGGCAGCAATTCAAGCCCGCCGCCATGGTGGATCTCGCCACCCTTACCGGGGCCTGCGTGGTCGCCCTGGGGCACGAGGCGAGCGGCCTGATGGGCAACGACCAGCGCCTGGTGGACGCCTTGAAGCGGGCCGGCGACGAGACAGGCGAGCGGGTCTGGCCGCTGCCGCTTTGGGAGGAGTACGGCGAGGTCATGAAGAGCGACGTCGCCGATCTGAAGAATGCCGGCAGCAGGGACGGCGGCGCCATCAGCGCCGGGTGGTTCTTGAAGCAGTTCGTGGGTGACACCCGCTGGGCGCACCTGGACATTGCCGGCACCGCCTGGAACGACAAGGCCCGCCCCTACGGCCCCAAAGGCGCCACCGGCGTCGGCGTGCGGCTGCTGCTGGAGTTCCTGCAGGCGCGATAAGGGAAAAGCGCGCCCGCAACACGGGCGCGCCTCCCACTCCCACTCCCACTCCCACTCCAGCCTCCCCTTAGCCTCCCCTACGGCCCACGCCCGTCAGAGCAGTCAGACCTGTACTAGCCGGTTGCCTTGTTTGACATCCCCCCTGCGCCCGCTAATCTATAAAAGTTTTTTAATATTACTGGGCCAGGGAGCCCCCCATGCCCAAGACTTTCTCCGTCATGACCTACAACGTCCACAGTTGCATCGGTACCGATCGTAAGCTCTCACCGCTGCGTATCGCCGAGATCATCGACCGCTGCAACCCGGACATCGTTGCGCTGCAGGAACTCGATGCAGGATTGCCGCGCACCCAGATGATCGATCAGGCCCACCTCATCGCCATGACCCTGGAGATGTCGTTTCATTTCCACTCTTCCATACACCTGAAGGAAGGGGGGTACGGCAACGCCGTGCTCAGCCGCGGCGAGGTACGGCTCATCAAGGCGGGCGCGGTGCCCACCGACCCGCTGCGCACCTCCTTCGAACGCCGCGGCGCGATCTGGGCCGAGGTGACGCTGCGCGGCCACGTGATCCAGGTGCTCGCCACCCACTTCGGTTTGAACCGGGGGGAGCGGGTGCAGCAGGCACGCGCCATAACGGGTCATGAATGGCTGGAGCATCCGGAATGCAGCCACCCGGTGGTACTGTGCGGCGACTTCAACGCCATGGTGGGCTCGCAGGTGTACCGGCTTTTGACCCGGCAACTGCACGACGTGCAGCGCGGCCTAAAGGGACGCTTCCCTCGCGGCACTTGGCCGTCCCAGCTGCCGTTTATGCGCATCGACCACATGTTCGTGTCGCGTGAGCTCAAGGTACGCCAGGTATGGGTGCCGCGCACGCCGCTCACCAGGGTCGCCTCCGACCACCTGCCACTGGTGGTCACGCTGGAGTTGCCATGAGCGTCCTGAACTCAGGCACCAACTGCATGGGCATCTACCCGGTCGAGGAAACCGGCGTGCTGGTCGACGCGGAAGACTACTACCGCGCCTTCTACCACACCTCCATTGCCGCCCGCAGCTACCTGCTCCTGGCCGGGTGGCAATTCGACTCGGAAGTTCGCCTGCTGCGCGGGGACGAGGAACACGGATCCATGGGGGACACAAGATTCCTGAAGTTCCTGCAGCGGCTCTGCCAGGAGAACCCGTACCTGCACATCTACATCCTCGCCTGGGACTTCAGCGCCGTTTTCTCCCTGGAGCGTGAATGGTTCCAGGACATCATCTTCAATTGGACCACCAACAAGCGGGTTCAATTTCGCTTCGACAGCGTCCACGCAACCGGCGCCACCCACCACCAGAAATTCGTAATCGCCGACGGCACCATCGCCTATCTTGGAGGGATGGACATCTGCTCCTCGCGCTGGGACGACCGCCGCCACATGAGGGACAACCCCGACCGGGTCGACGTCGACGGGGCGAACTACGGTTCGTATCACGATATCCAGACCTACCACACCGGACCGGTGGTCGGGGTCCTGCTCGAGCTGTTCCGCCAGCGCTGGCGCGACTCGGGCGGGGGCGAACTGAAGCTGCCGCACGCGGGGACCCTGACGCCGTCGGTCCCTGCCGGCGCCTTTCCACTCACCACCTCGCGGGTCGCAATCTGCCGGACCGTTGCGCGTACCCCGCTAACCGACCAGCGCGAGGTCCACGAGATCAGGCACCTGTTCGTCAACGCCATCATGTCGGCTCAGCACCTCATCTACCTAGAAAACCAGTATTTCAGTTCCCAAGTGGTGTTCTGGTCGCTGGT
Protein-coding sequences here:
- a CDS encoding leucyl aminopeptidase, translated to MNIEISSVHPLRHATSALVLGCFEDDKDQMYHDCDAALDGLLGRLAHSREFTGKNGSARVLHTLGKLTAERLVLVGLGKKKDMSPERLRQGAGNAVSALRGARVASFTSALHMASAAPDAVENAALGMLLGSYSFEQYKTKEKEERFGFDTMTVLLPPDQEQAGHEALQQAQIVCDGVSLARDLVSHPGNVVTPAYLAEAALELAQRNGLECRVYELAELEQMGMNALIGVGKGAAVTPRLIVLQYRGGKGRPVALVGKGITFDSGGISIKPGAGMEAMKTDMAGSAAVLGTLEAAARLKLPVNLVGVIPTAENMPDGNAFKPGDILTSLSGTTIEITNTDAEGRLILCDALHFARQQFKPAAMVDLATLTGACVVALGHEASGLMGNDQRLVDALKRAGDETGERVWPLPLWEEYGEVMKSDVADLKNAGSRDGGAISAGWFLKQFVGDTRWAHLDIAGTAWNDKARPYGPKGATGVGVRLLLEFLQAR
- a CDS encoding endonuclease/exonuclease/phosphatase family protein, which encodes MPKTFSVMTYNVHSCIGTDRKLSPLRIAEIIDRCNPDIVALQELDAGLPRTQMIDQAHLIAMTLEMSFHFHSSIHLKEGGYGNAVLSRGEVRLIKAGAVPTDPLRTSFERRGAIWAEVTLRGHVIQVLATHFGLNRGERVQQARAITGHEWLEHPECSHPVVLCGDFNAMVGSQVYRLLTRQLHDVQRGLKGRFPRGTWPSQLPFMRIDHMFVSRELKVRQVWVPRTPLTRVASDHLPLVVTLELP
- a CDS encoding phospholipase D-like domain-containing protein, with the translated sequence MSVLNSGTNCMGIYPVEETGVLVDAEDYYRAFYHTSIAARSYLLLAGWQFDSEVRLLRGDEEHGSMGDTRFLKFLQRLCQENPYLHIYILAWDFSAVFSLEREWFQDIIFNWTTNKRVQFRFDSVHATGATHHQKFVIADGTIAYLGGMDICSSRWDDRRHMRDNPDRVDVDGANYGSYHDIQTYHTGPVVGVLLELFRQRWRDSGGGELKLPHAGTLTPSVPAGAFPLTTSRVAICRTVARTPLTDQREVHEIRHLFVNAIMSAQHLIYLENQYFSSQVVFWSLVARMSMAERPPLQIIMILPDRLPLTEELFLGLPQMRMIRALQQVADKTGHTLSVYSSAEMDHGNRKMTFIHSKLLLIDDRFLTIGSANATNRSMGLDTELNVAWEAEPGNQEEEMAAAIRSLRASLLAEHAGLLGCGEDWRFENVENLTRHLECLADDHDARLCRYQPDTTFDNSNLPEVLDPIQRMVDPEHPVGNELIFESLTKSELGSFARGILKLSQMIIGL